The following proteins are co-located in the Solanum pennellii chromosome 8, SPENNV200 genome:
- the LOC107029013 gene encoding ATP-dependent Clp protease ATP-binding subunit CLPT2, chloroplastic-like — MAVQAISTVAATSKSINQLNCRGTDSFLWTKNPLELKNLQCKWLGTPIKFSLQSKNLKQFLSKQCTIRANVSFVLPRGKSEPTVPIEKIPKWSAKAVKSFTMAELEARKLKYDSTGTEALILGMLIEGTNFASKYLMANSITLLKFREEAIKILGKGDLFHCSPKEPPLTEDAQKALDWAFDEKLKSSNGGEITTTHVLLGVWAQQGSPGYKVLAALGFNDEKAKELENVITDPGFVDD, encoded by the exons ATGGCTGTTCAAGCTATCTCCACAGTGGCAGCAACTTCTAAGAGCATCAATCAGCTGAATTGCAGAGGAACCGATTCATTTCTCTGGACCAAAAACCCATTGGAACTGAAAAATCTGCAGTGTAAATGGCTAGGTACTCCAATCAAATTCTCTCTTCAGTCCAAGAATCTCAAGCAATTTCTGTCAAAACAGTGCACTATCAGAGCAAATGTCTCCTTCGTCCTTCCCCGTGG GAAGTCGGAGCCTACAGTACCAATAGAGAAAATTCCTAA ATGGTCAGCAAAGGCGGTAAAATCATTTACCATGGCTGAACTGGAAGCAAGAAAACTTAAATATGATTCTACTGGAACAGAAGCTCTTATCCTGGGGATGTTGATTGAAG GGACAAATTTTGCTTCAAAATATTTGATGGCAAACAGTATTACTCTCTTGAAATTTCGTGAAGAAGCTATCAAAATACTTGGAAAAGGGGACTTATTCCATTGCAGTCCCAAGGAACCTCCTTTGACTGAAGACGCGCAAAAGGCTCTAGATTGGGCATTTGATGAAAAACTCAAATCCA GTAACGGTGGGGAGATTACAACTACTCATGTGCTCCTTGGAGTGTGGGCACAACAAGGATCACCAGGTTATAAGGTATTGGCTGCACTGGGCTTCAATGATGAAAAAGCTAAAGAATTGGAGAATGTAATTACAGATCCTGGATTTGTGGATGATTAA
- the LOC107028990 gene encoding uncharacterized protein LOC107028990 yields the protein MTFAGNDEEEGLVVVMPAPLLGLAKEDLKGDYVKLGGDDLGEDNRFVSGCMSASSSELSYEGNSRCWSLWWWAKLALVLIFVGVLAAVFLKWVGPFFMDKEIIPILNWETRTFSTPALAVLVYASVALFPTLLLPSTPSMWVAGMTFGYGFGFLLIITAVPIGVSLPYFIGHLFHHKIQSLIERNPKNASVIRLAGEGNWFNQARAVTLIRISPFPYIVFNYCAMATGVKYGPYLLGTLIGMVPEIFVTIYTGILIKTLANASQEQRFLSAPQIILNVLGFSFTFITTVLITVYAKRRLKELQRDEELLLQ from the exons ATGACTTTTGCTGGGAACGATGAGGAGGAAGGGTTAGTGGTGGTGATGCCAGCGCCGTTGTTGGGGTTGGCGAAGGAAGATCTGAagggtgattatgtgaaattaggtGGTGATGATTTGGGGGAGGATAATAGGTTTGTTTCGGGTTGTATGAGTGCTTCGTCTTCTGAGCTTAGCTATGAAGGGAATAGCAGATGTTGGTCTCTTTGGTGGTGGGCTAAGCTGGCACTTGTTCTTATTTTTGTCGGAGTATTGGCTGCTGTTTTTCTCAAATGGGTTGGACCCTTCTTCATGGATAAG GAGATTATTCCAATACTGAATTGGGAAACCAGGACATTCAGTACTCCAGCACTAGCAGTTCTAGTTTATGCTTCTGTGGCACTATTCCCCACCCTGCTTTTACCATCCACTCCCTCCATGTGGGTAGCTGGGATGACGTTCGGATACGGTTTTGGTTTTCTACTTATCATTACAGCAGTTCCTATTGGTGTATCTCTTCCTTATTTCATAGGTCATCTTTTCCATCACAAAATCCAA AGCTTGATAGAAAGAAATCCCAAGAATGCTTCTGTTATAAGACTAGCTGGTGAAGGGAATTGGTTTAATCAGGCCCGAGCTGTCACATTAATTAGGATTTCCCCTTTCCCCTACATAGTCTTTAATTACTGTGCAATGGCAACTGGTGTCAAGTACGGTCCTTATTTGCTGGGGACACTCATCGGCATGGTTCCAGAAATATTTGTTACAATTTACAC TGGCATCCTGATAAAGACACTTGCAAATGCCTCGCAAGAGCAACGTTTTTTATCAGCTCCACAGATCATTCTTAATGTTCTTGGATTTAGTTTCACGTTTATTACAACGGTGCTGATCACTGTATATGCAAAAAGGCGGCTCAAGGAATTACAGAGAGATGAGGAGCTGTTGCTACAGTAA
- the LOC107026834 gene encoding uncharacterized protein LOC107026834, whose translation MAVSTLISIPKLPLLPQTNRTQFLHFAKQRSLFSAPIECSSSENLKNAATVLGVTGIALATLMVGPATASASEIAIMGSSFQFNEPSNALSLPTWAIHVSSVVEWVTAMALVWQYGEKSGNDSWKGLSWGMVPLLGGAFCACTWHFFYNSESLEVLVALQAALTVLGNATMCIAAFRIYRSQEQ comes from the exons ATGGCAGTTTCTACACTAATTTCTATCCCTAAATTGCCCCTTTTACCCCAAACAAACAGAACCCAATTTCTCCATTTTGCAAAGCAAAGATCCCTATTTTCTGCCCCCATTGAATGCAGCTCATCTGAGAACTTGAAAAATGCAGCTACAGTGTTGGGGGTTACTGGAATTGCTTTGGCTACATTAATGGTGGGACCTGCTACAGCATCTGCTTCTGAAATAGCTATAATGGGTTCTTCTTTCCAGTTTAATGAACCCTCTAATGCTCTCTCCTTACCCACTTGGGCTATTCATGTTTCCAGTGTTGTAGAATG GGTTACAGCAATGGCTCTGGTTTGGCAATATGGGGAGAAGTCTGGAAATGATTCCTGGAAGGGACTCTCTTGGGGCATG GTGCCCCTGCTAGGTGGAGCATTTTGTGCCTGCACATGGCATTTCTTTTACAACTCCGAGTCCCTTGAG GTATTAGTGGCTCTACAAGCAGCTTTGACAGTTCTTGGTAATGCAACAATGTGCATCGCTGCATTCCGTATATACAGATCACAGGAGCAATAA